From Alphaproteobacteria bacterium, a single genomic window includes:
- the ntrC gene encoding nitrogen regulation protein NR(I), with translation MKPATILIADDDRAIRTVLTQALGRAGYEVRATAHAATLWRWVEDGAGDLVITDVVMPDENGLDLVPRIKKRRPDLRVIVMSAHSTLLTAVKATERGAFDYLPKPFDLRELVRTVERALSEPANAVAADRNHEEEDLPLIGRSPAMQEIYRVLARLMSTDLTVMIHGESGTGKELVAHALHDYGRRRHGPFVAVNMAALPRELIESELFGHEKGAFTGAVQRNAGKFEQAAGGTLFLDEIGDMPLEAQTRLLRVLQEGEFTTVGGRTPIRADVRIVAATHRDLRQLIRLGQFREDLYYRLNVVPIRLPPLRERLEDVPDLVHHFLSRVAQEGLPQKQIEPTAIARLRQHRWPGNVRELENLVRRLVALYTDDVIRLESVEMELADISAPPEPEGGGATVPADEGLETAVERVLKRYFDAHDDLPPPPGLYDRVLREVEAPLIRLSLASTRGNQIQAAKMLGLNRNTLRKKIKDLGIPVIRGLS, from the coding sequence ATGAAGCCGGCAACCATCCTGATTGCCGATGATGACCGGGCGATCCGCACGGTGCTGACCCAGGCGCTGGGCCGGGCGGGCTACGAGGTCCGGGCGACGGCGCACGCGGCGACGCTGTGGCGCTGGGTCGAGGATGGCGCCGGCGATCTCGTCATCACCGACGTGGTGATGCCGGACGAAAACGGCCTGGATCTGGTGCCGCGCATCAAGAAGCGCCGGCCCGACCTGCGCGTCATCGTCATGAGCGCGCATTCCACCCTGCTGACCGCGGTCAAGGCGACCGAGCGCGGCGCCTTCGACTATCTGCCGAAGCCGTTCGACCTGCGCGAACTGGTGCGCACGGTCGAGCGTGCGCTGAGCGAGCCGGCCAATGCGGTCGCCGCCGACAGGAATCACGAGGAAGAGGACCTGCCGCTGATCGGTCGCTCGCCGGCGATGCAGGAAATCTACCGGGTGCTGGCCCGCCTGATGAGCACCGACCTGACGGTGATGATCCACGGCGAAAGCGGCACCGGCAAGGAACTGGTCGCCCACGCACTGCACGATTACGGCCGCCGCCGCCACGGCCCGTTCGTCGCCGTGAACATGGCCGCCCTGCCACGCGAACTGATCGAAAGCGAGCTGTTCGGCCACGAGAAGGGCGCCTTCACCGGTGCGGTGCAGCGCAATGCCGGCAAGTTCGAGCAGGCGGCCGGCGGCACCCTGTTCCTGGACGAGATCGGCGACATGCCGCTGGAGGCGCAGACCCGCCTGCTGCGGGTGTTGCAGGAGGGCGAGTTCACCACCGTCGGCGGCCGCACGCCGATCCGCGCCGACGTGCGCATCGTCGCCGCCACCCACCGCGACCTGCGCCAGTTGATCCGGCTGGGGCAGTTCCGCGAGGACCTCTACTACCGCCTGAACGTGGTGCCGATCCGCCTGCCGCCGCTGCGCGAACGGCTGGAGGACGTGCCGGACCTGGTGCATCACTTCCTCTCCCGCGTGGCCCAGGAGGGGCTGCCGCAAAAGCAGATCGAGCCCACCGCCATCGCCCGCCTGCGCCAGCACCGCTGGCCCGGCAATGTGCGCGAACTCGAAAATCTCGTGCGCCGGCTGGTGGCGCTCTACACCGACGACGTCATCCGGCTCGAATCGGTGGAGATGGAGCTGGCCGACATTTCCGCGCCGCCCGAACCGGAAGGGGGCGGGGCCACCGTGCCGGCGGACGAGGGCCTGGAAACCGCGGTGGAGCGGGTGCTGAAACGCTATTTCGACGCCCATGACGACCTGCCGCCGCCGCCGGGCCTCTATGACCGGGTGCTGCGCGAGGTGGAGGCGCCGCTGATCCGGCTGTCGCTGGCTTCCACGCGCGGCAACCAGATCCAGGCTGCCAAAATGTTGGGCTTGAACCGCAACACGTTGCGCAAGAAGATCAAGGATCTTGGCATTCCGGTAATTCGCGGCCTCTCCTGA
- a CDS encoding DMT family transporter yields the protein MMGYVAAFSCSVGLGLAVAVARFAYEGGTNGVTVAALRATLLVLLTGAYCLATGRSLRLSWRLWFLCFLLGLPMAVMFYGNIAAVQFIPIGLAALLFFTFPPLIALGEAALARRWPGGVQVASVLIAFVGLALMLGVSFETAHPLGVALSLSASIATTVNVIGSARVLPKGDRWVMFWHMAVVAALCLIAVAVARDAVVLPTAPVGWAGMIGVALLQASSIPLFYVAIHHIGPAKSAMLTNLQPVVSIVAAFLLFGELLTPLQSAGAALVLGGIVLMQASEVRRRR from the coding sequence ATGATGGGTTATGTGGCGGCGTTTTCCTGCTCGGTCGGGCTGGGCCTGGCGGTCGCGGTGGCGCGGTTTGCCTACGAAGGTGGCACCAATGGCGTCACCGTAGCGGCCCTGCGCGCAACCCTGCTCGTCCTGCTGACGGGTGCCTATTGTCTGGCCACCGGGCGCAGCCTGCGCCTGTCCTGGCGGCTCTGGTTCCTGTGCTTCCTGCTGGGCCTGCCCATGGCGGTGATGTTCTATGGCAACATCGCCGCCGTGCAGTTCATCCCGATCGGGCTGGCCGCGCTGCTGTTCTTCACCTTTCCGCCGCTGATCGCCCTGGGTGAGGCCGCCTTGGCCCGGCGCTGGCCCGGCGGCGTGCAGGTGGCCTCGGTGCTGATCGCGTTTGTCGGCCTGGCGCTGATGCTGGGGGTCAGCTTCGAGACCGCGCACCCGCTGGGCGTCGCCCTCAGCCTGTCGGCCTCCATCGCCACCACCGTCAACGTCATCGGCAGTGCCCGGGTTCTGCCCAAGGGCGACCGCTGGGTCATGTTCTGGCACATGGCCGTGGTGGCGGCGCTTTGCCTGATCGCGGTCGCGGTGGCCCGCGATGCGGTCGTCCTGCCGACGGCGCCGGTCGGCTGGGCCGGCATGATTGGCGTCGCGCTGTTGCAGGCCAGTTCCATCCCGTTGTTCTATGTCGCCATCCACCATATCGGCCCGGCCAAGAGCGCCATGCTCACCAACCTGCAACCGGTGGTCAGCATTGTCGCGGCCTTCCTGTTGTTCGGCGAGTTGCTGACGCCGTTGCAGTCCGCCGGCGCGGCGCTGGTGCTGGGCGGCATCGTTTTGATGCAGGCGAGCGAGGTGCGCCGGCGTCGCTAA
- a CDS encoding PaaI family thioesterase encodes MSPIPADFPAAYRISDPIDPHEIATGPFYEPLEAAGDPRVVLLVEEKHCNSAGTTHGGLLMTMADLTLCAAAREGLPGERAITVQLDAQFIASGAIGDFLVARGEVVRRGGKLIFVRGQITCGERVLLTASAVTRRVKRNPAS; translated from the coding sequence ATGAGCCCGATCCCGGCCGATTTTCCCGCGGCCTACCGCATTTCCGACCCGATCGACCCGCACGAGATCGCCACCGGCCCGTTCTACGAGCCGCTGGAGGCCGCCGGCGACCCGCGGGTCGTGCTGCTGGTGGAGGAGAAGCACTGCAACTCCGCCGGCACCACGCATGGCGGCTTGCTCATGACCATGGCCGACCTCACCCTGTGCGCGGCGGCGCGGGAAGGGCTGCCGGGCGAGCGGGCGATCACGGTGCAGTTGGACGCCCAGTTCATCGCCTCCGGCGCCATCGGCGACTTTCTGGTGGCGCGCGGCGAGGTGGTGCGCCGCGGCGGCAAGCTGATCTTCGTGCGCGGCCAGATCACCTGCGGCGAGCGCGTGCTGCTGACCGCCAGCGCCGTCACCCGCCGCGTCAAACGCAACCCTGCGAGCTGA
- the rimO gene encoding 30S ribosomal protein S12 methylthiotransferase RimO: MPTVTAPKVGLVSLGCPKALVDSERIVSRLRSEGYEIVGDYAGADLVLVNTCGFLDSARAESLEAIGEALTENGRVVVTGCLGKDADLIRREHPDVLAITGPHQYEQVMGAIHDALPPAHDPFQDLVPEAGLRLTPRHYAYLKISEGCHNRCSFCIIPHLRGDLVSRPLAQVMFEAEALVRAGVKELLVISQDTSAYGLDLKYAPSTWKGREYQTRFLDLAEALGSLGAWVRLHYVYPYPHVDQVLPLMAEGKVLPYLDIPFQHASPRVLKAMRRPANQEKVLDRLAAWRKQVPDLTIRSTFIVGFPGETEAEFEELLEWLEEAQIDRLGCFQYEPVTGAPSNDLPGAVPDAVKQERFDRLMALQQEISAAKQIAKIGREIDVIIDDVDEDEAIGRSSADAPDIDGQVYLDGENELEIGEIVRVRVTDADAYDLWGEVVE; the protein is encoded by the coding sequence ATGCCAACCGTCACCGCACCGAAAGTCGGGCTCGTCAGCCTGGGCTGCCCCAAGGCCCTGGTCGATTCCGAACGCATCGTCTCCCGCCTGCGCTCGGAGGGTTATGAGATCGTCGGCGACTATGCCGGCGCCGACCTGGTGCTGGTCAACACCTGCGGCTTTCTCGACTCGGCCCGGGCCGAGAGCCTGGAGGCGATCGGCGAGGCGTTGACGGAAAACGGCCGCGTGGTCGTGACCGGCTGCCTCGGCAAGGACGCGGACCTGATCCGGCGCGAGCACCCGGACGTGCTCGCCATCACCGGCCCGCACCAGTACGAGCAGGTGATGGGCGCGATCCACGACGCGCTGCCGCCGGCGCACGACCCGTTTCAGGATCTGGTGCCGGAGGCGGGGCTGCGCCTGACGCCGCGCCATTACGCCTATCTGAAGATTTCCGAGGGCTGCCACAACCGCTGTTCGTTTTGCATCATCCCGCATCTGCGCGGCGATCTGGTGAGCCGGCCGCTGGCCCAGGTGATGTTCGAGGCGGAAGCCCTGGTGCGGGCCGGCGTCAAGGAATTGCTGGTGATCAGCCAGGACACCAGCGCCTACGGCCTCGACCTGAAATACGCGCCCAGCACCTGGAAGGGCCGGGAATACCAGACCCGCTTCCTGGACCTGGCCGAAGCGCTGGGTTCGCTGGGGGCGTGGGTGCGGCTGCACTATGTCTATCCCTATCCGCACGTGGATCAGGTGCTGCCGTTGATGGCCGAGGGCAAGGTGCTGCCCTATCTCGACATTCCGTTCCAGCACGCCAGCCCGCGGGTGTTGAAGGCCATGCGCCGGCCCGCCAACCAGGAAAAGGTGCTGGACCGCCTGGCCGCCTGGCGCAAACAGGTGCCCGACCTCACCATCCGCTCCACCTTCATCGTCGGCTTCCCCGGCGAGACCGAGGCGGAGTTCGAGGAGTTGCTGGAGTGGCTGGAGGAGGCGCAGATCGACCGGCTCGGCTGCTTCCAGTATGAGCCGGTGACGGGTGCCCCCTCGAACGACCTGCCCGGCGCGGTACCCGATGCGGTGAAGCAGGAGCGCTTCGACCGGCTGATGGCGTTGCAGCAGGAGATCAGCGCGGCGAAGCAGATCGCCAAGATCGGCCGCGAGATCGACGTCATCATCGACGATGTCGACGAGGACGAGGCCATCGGCCGGTCCAGCGCCGACGCGCCGGACATTGACGGCCAGGTCTATCTGGACGGCGAGAATGAGCTGGAAATCGGCGAGATCGTCCGCGTCCGCGTCACCGATGCCGATGCCTACGACCTCTGGGGCGAGGTGGTGGAGTAG
- a CDS encoding NAD(P)/FAD-dependent oxidoreductase codes for MTAPPVLTPLADAERRLAALEQQVQADLFALRHPEKLWVPPKASPDGAHVHNVVIAGAGQAGLAVGGLLRREGVDNVLLIDRRPEGREGVWHDFARMPEIRSPKHYPGPDQGVPNLTYEAWHRAAFGDESWDAIDLVPLPQWNAYLVWIRKVLALPVRNETELTAIRPHAVGLELTVRTPAGDERLVCRRLVLATGHDGTGRWWMPPYLEALPAQLRAQAADPIDFGALKGKTVAVLGIGASAGDNAIAALEAGADAVHMFCRRDTIRRQQVYRWVMSAGFLRHCHELDDEWRWRFMTYVLETRMAMPPNTWAKVSSLPGFHLHTSANWRGARTEGGRVIADTEQGPFAADFVIACTGHDQDLTARPELAPFADRVQLWRDAYRPPADEANERLARYPYLDRNFGFMEKEPGAAPWLSRIHDFSFGPTLSFGPSGCSISTLRLTVEMLVAGITRQLLREDVEEHWRALQAHPDYIPF; via the coding sequence ATGACCGCTCCCCCCGTTCTCACCCCACTGGCCGATGCCGAGCGTCGGCTGGCGGCCCTGGAGCAGCAGGTGCAGGCCGACCTGTTCGCGCTGCGCCATCCCGAGAAGCTGTGGGTGCCGCCCAAGGCCTCGCCGGACGGGGCGCATGTCCACAATGTCGTCATCGCCGGCGCGGGGCAGGCCGGACTGGCGGTCGGCGGCCTGTTGCGGCGCGAAGGGGTCGACAATGTCCTGCTGATCGACCGACGGCCGGAGGGGCGCGAGGGCGTCTGGCACGATTTCGCCCGCATGCCGGAAATCCGCTCGCCGAAGCACTATCCGGGGCCGGACCAGGGTGTGCCCAACCTGACCTACGAGGCCTGGCACCGCGCCGCGTTCGGCGACGAGTCCTGGGATGCCATCGACCTGGTGCCCTTGCCGCAATGGAACGCCTATCTGGTCTGGATCCGCAAGGTGCTGGCCCTGCCGGTCCGCAACGAAACCGAACTGACGGCGATCCGGCCCCATGCCGTCGGCCTGGAACTGACCGTGCGCACGCCGGCGGGTGACGAGCGGCTGGTCTGCCGCCGGCTGGTGCTGGCGACGGGGCATGACGGCACCGGCCGCTGGTGGATGCCGCCCTATCTGGAGGCGCTGCCGGCGCAGCTGCGCGCCCAGGCCGCCGACCCGATCGACTTCGGCGCGCTCAAGGGCAAGACCGTGGCGGTGCTGGGCATCGGCGCCTCGGCGGGCGACAACGCCATCGCCGCGCTGGAGGCCGGGGCGGACGCCGTGCACATGTTCTGCCGCCGCGACACCATCCGCCGCCAGCAGGTCTATCGCTGGGTGATGAGCGCCGGCTTCCTGCGCCACTGCCACGAACTGGACGACGAATGGCGCTGGCGCTTCATGACCTATGTGCTGGAAACGCGCATGGCGATGCCGCCCAACACCTGGGCCAAGGTCTCGTCGCTGCCGGGCTTCCACCTGCACACCAGCGCCAACTGGCGGGGCGCGCGGACGGAGGGCGGCCGGGTGATCGCCGATACGGAGCAAGGACCCTTCGCCGCCGATTTCGTCATCGCCTGCACCGGCCACGACCAGGACCTGACCGCCCGGCCGGAACTGGCGCCCTTCGCCGACCGGGTGCAACTCTGGCGCGACGCCTACCGCCCGCCGGCCGACGAGGCGAACGAGCGGCTGGCCCGCTATCCCTATCTGGACCGCAATTTTGGCTTCATGGAGAAAGAGCCGGGCGCGGCGCCCTGGCTCTCGCGCATTCACGATTTCAGCTTCGGCCCGACGCTCTCCTTTGGCCCCAGCGGCTGTTCGATCAGCACGCTGCGCCTGACGGTGGAGATGCTGGTGGCCGGCATCACCCGCCAATTGCTGCGCGAGGACGTGGAAGAGCACTGGCGGGCGCTCCAGGCCCACCCGGACTATATTCCGTTCTGA
- a CDS encoding DNA-3-methyladenine glycosylase I has translation MQSFAEIHRLAADRHGGADALEAGLSKPKTADELKAIPDHRWLAMFSRVVFQAGMSWKVIDAKWPGFEEAFHGFDIAYCAGLTPDDLDTLAQDTRIVRSPPKIASVAFNAALLRDVAVEHGSAAALFADWPADDFVGLLDLLRTRGNRLGGNSAAYALRFLGCDGMVFGRDGVAALIRAGVVDKPPKTKRDFAKVQAALNQWRAESGRTLTEISQILAKSIDAAG, from the coding sequence ATGCAATCCTTCGCCGAAATCCACCGCCTCGCCGCAGACCGCCACGGCGGCGCGGACGCGCTGGAAGCCGGGCTTTCGAAGCCCAAGACTGCGGACGAACTCAAGGCCATTCCCGACCATCGCTGGCTCGCCATGTTCAGCCGCGTCGTGTTCCAGGCCGGCATGTCGTGGAAGGTGATCGACGCGAAATGGCCGGGCTTCGAAGAGGCTTTCCACGGCTTCGACATCGCCTATTGCGCCGGCCTGACGCCGGACGACCTGGACACGCTGGCCCAGGACACCCGCATCGTCCGCTCGCCGCCGAAAATCGCGAGCGTTGCCTTCAACGCCGCCCTGCTGCGCGACGTCGCCGTAGAGCACGGCAGTGCCGCCGCGCTGTTCGCGGACTGGCCGGCCGACGATTTCGTCGGCCTGCTGGACCTGCTCCGAACACGGGGCAACCGCCTCGGCGGCAATTCCGCGGCCTATGCCCTGCGCTTCCTCGGCTGCGACGGCATGGTGTTCGGGCGCGACGGCGTCGCCGCGCTGATCCGGGCCGGCGTCGTCGACAAACCGCCCAAGACCAAGCGCGACTTCGCCAAGGTGCAGGCGGCCTTGAACCAATGGCGCGCGGAAAGCGGCCGGACGCTGACCGAAATCAGCCAGATCCTGGCCAAGTCCATCGACGCCGCCGGCTGA
- a CDS encoding methylated-DNA--[protein]-cysteine S-methyltransferase, translating to MSMPEAPETRTHSAIIATAIGRMLLVVTASYVVRVGWVDAAERAPAADAPPLLAEACRQVRAYARGERKTFDLPVAPAGTPFQQRVWRRMQQIPYGETLTYGAMAAALDSSPRAVGGACGKNPIPVVIPCHRVMGTNGRLTGFSGGEGVATKQRLLELERARLGPSDGGLPLFDALAEPADR from the coding sequence ATGTCTATGCCTGAAGCGCCCGAAACCCGGACCCATTCGGCCATCATCGCCACCGCAATCGGCCGCATGCTCCTGGTGGTGACGGCGAGCTATGTGGTCCGCGTCGGCTGGGTGGACGCCGCGGAACGCGCGCCCGCCGCCGACGCGCCGCCGCTGCTGGCCGAGGCCTGCCGCCAGGTGCGGGCCTATGCGCGCGGCGAGCGCAAGACCTTCGACCTGCCGGTAGCGCCGGCGGGCACGCCGTTCCAGCAACGGGTCTGGCGCCGGATGCAGCAAATCCCCTATGGCGAGACGCTGACCTATGGCGCGATGGCGGCAGCGCTCGATTCCAGCCCGCGGGCGGTGGGCGGCGCCTGCGGCAAGAACCCGATCCCGGTCGTCATCCCCTGCCATCGGGTGATGGGCACCAACGGCCGGCTCACCGGCTTTTCCGGCGGCGAGGGCGTCGCGACGAAACAGCGGCTGCTGGAACTGGAACGGGCCAGGCTCGGCCCATCGGATGGCGGCCTGCCCCTGTTCGACGCACTGGCCGAGCCCGCGGATCGCTAG
- a CDS encoding dihydrodipicolinate synthase family protein produces MTQPGGVWVAALTPMNPDLSPDTAKFVAHCRWLLDQGANGLAVLGTTGEANSFSVAEKRKLLDAVAEGGIAGSQMLPGTGSCAIPDTVELTRHALSHGAAGVVMLPPFYYKNVSDDGLYAAYSEVIQRVGDAKLRIYFYHFPQMSATPISHDLIERLLKAYPTTIAGIKDSSGKLDNMLEMCRRFPGFGVFAGSEQFLLPVLRAGGVGCISATANATVALCAEVLAKKDDPQVDAIQEELTAQRLAIQSQVLIPALKAIAARHTGDKGWLTTRPPVVALSAEEEAALFAALDGTRFQLAA; encoded by the coding sequence ATGACTCAGCCAGGCGGCGTGTGGGTGGCGGCGTTGACGCCGATGAACCCGGACCTTTCCCCCGATACCGCGAAATTCGTCGCCCACTGCCGCTGGCTGCTGGACCAGGGGGCGAACGGCCTGGCGGTGCTGGGCACCACCGGCGAGGCGAACTCGTTCAGCGTTGCGGAGAAGCGCAAGCTGCTGGACGCGGTGGCCGAAGGCGGTATCGCCGGCAGCCAGATGCTGCCGGGCACCGGCTCCTGCGCCATTCCCGACACGGTGGAACTGACCAGGCACGCGCTCAGCCATGGTGCTGCCGGCGTGGTGATGCTGCCGCCATTCTACTACAAGAACGTCTCGGACGACGGCCTCTATGCCGCCTATTCCGAGGTGATCCAGCGGGTCGGCGATGCGAAGCTGCGCATCTATTTCTACCATTTCCCGCAAATGTCGGCGACGCCGATCAGCCACGACCTGATCGAGCGGCTGTTGAAGGCCTATCCGACCACGATCGCCGGCATCAAGGATTCCAGCGGCAAGCTCGACAACATGCTGGAAATGTGCCGCCGCTTCCCCGGCTTCGGTGTCTTTGCCGGCTCGGAGCAGTTCCTGCTGCCGGTGCTGCGCGCGGGCGGCGTCGGCTGCATCAGCGCCACCGCCAACGCCACGGTCGCTCTCTGTGCCGAGGTGCTGGCGAAGAAGGACGACCCCCAGGTCGACGCGATCCAGGAAGAACTCACCGCCCAGCGGCTCGCCATTCAGAGCCAGGTGCTGATCCCGGCGTTGAAGGCCATCGCCGCGCGCCATACGGGCGACAAGGGCTGGCTGACGACGCGCCCGCCGGTGGTGGCGCTCAGCGCCGAGGAAGAGGCGGCCCTGTTCGCCGCGCTCGACGGCACCCGGTTCCAACTGGCGGCCTAA
- a CDS encoding DUF1737 domain-containing protein: MRAYRYLTGKDDSAFCHRVTAMLNKGWELHGAPTLTYDAERKTVICGQAVVKDVPDRDYEPGMALGEL; encoded by the coding sequence ATGCGCGCCTATCGCTATCTGACCGGTAAGGACGATTCGGCCTTCTGCCACCGGGTCACCGCCATGCTGAACAAGGGGTGGGAGCTGCATGGCGCGCCCACCCTGACCTATGACGCCGAGCGCAAGACGGTGATTTGCGGCCAGGCGGTGGTCAAGGACGTGCCCGACCGCGACTACGAACCGGGCATGGCCCTGGGAGAACTGTAA
- a CDS encoding enoyl-CoA hydratase/isomerase family protein, translating to MSELSGLEMVQVEIADHIAVVTMNNPPVNAQNQRFHEDMMLAFDTLSDLADVRVAVLTGAGKCFSAGADIRGRAGKERGPGEQWQHSRRARECFHAIVECKKPVIGAINGPALGAGLAVAASCDILLAAEEGNLGLPEINVGLLGGGRHTMRLFGHSKTRMMMFTGQRLFGPELARLGVVEKCVPLAQLMPEAMTLAADIAAKSPIAMTLAKHALNTIEDMSLRDGYRFEQNMTAELGKYEDSKEAMLAFAEKRKPVFKGR from the coding sequence ATGTCCGAACTCTCCGGCCTGGAAATGGTCCAGGTCGAAATCGCCGACCACATCGCCGTCGTCACCATGAACAACCCGCCGGTGAACGCGCAGAACCAGCGCTTTCACGAGGACATGATGCTGGCCTTCGACACGCTGAGCGACTTGGCCGACGTGCGCGTCGCCGTGCTGACAGGCGCCGGCAAGTGCTTCTCCGCCGGGGCCGACATTCGCGGCCGCGCCGGCAAGGAGCGCGGGCCCGGCGAGCAGTGGCAGCACAGCCGCCGCGCGCGCGAGTGCTTCCATGCCATCGTGGAGTGCAAGAAGCCGGTGATCGGCGCCATCAACGGCCCGGCGCTGGGCGCGGGCCTGGCGGTGGCCGCCTCCTGCGATATCCTGCTGGCGGCGGAGGAAGGCAATCTGGGCCTGCCCGAAATCAATGTCGGCCTGCTGGGCGGCGGCCGCCACACCATGCGCCTGTTCGGCCATTCCAAGACGCGCATGATGATGTTCACCGGCCAGCGCCTGTTCGGGCCGGAACTGGCGCGCCTGGGCGTGGTCGAGAAGTGCGTGCCGCTGGCGCAGTTGATGCCGGAGGCCATGACGCTCGCCGCCGATATCGCCGCCAAGAGCCCGATCGCCATGACGCTTGCCAAGCACGCGCTCAACACGATCGAGGATATGAGCCTGCGCGACGGCTACCGCTTCGAGCAGAACATGACCGCGGAACTGGGCAAGTACGAGGACAGCAAGGAAGCCATGCTGGCCTTCGCCGAGAAGCGCAAGCCGGTATTCAAGGGGCGGTAG
- a CDS encoding DMT family transporter, whose amino-acid sequence MGLAFGFLLTLGAIWGLSVSTSKLAVAAFGPISVVFWYALIAFLVLSLVSAIRRKPPPLNGRHLRYYLASGLIGFAIPSLNNVIVVQHVPAGILSTVIATAPVFTYAIALAARQERFQAVRAIGIGLGLVGTLVILLPANSLPDAAMVPWVALGLLTPCLYGVTAVVISRYMPRETDAMTLANGFLAVATLFYLAILLASGSDAVPWPPVWPASHMVLWLGLSSSAAYVLYFQIIRMAGPVYLSQVGYLVVSIGVLAGMLIFGERHSLWVWIGIGLMVAGLALVNLGQMRARRAIRAAR is encoded by the coding sequence ATGGGTCTCGCTTTCGGTTTCCTGCTGACCCTGGGCGCGATCTGGGGCCTGTCGGTCAGCACCAGCAAGCTGGCGGTCGCGGCGTTCGGGCCGATCTCGGTCGTGTTCTGGTACGCGCTGATCGCCTTTCTGGTGCTGAGCCTGGTGTCGGCGATCCGGCGCAAGCCGCCGCCGCTGAACGGCCGCCATCTGCGCTATTACCTGGCCAGCGGCCTGATCGGCTTCGCCATTCCCAGCCTGAACAACGTGATCGTGGTGCAGCACGTGCCGGCCGGCATTCTGTCGACCGTGATCGCGACCGCGCCGGTGTTCACCTACGCCATCGCGCTCGCGGCCCGGCAGGAGCGGTTCCAGGCCGTGCGCGCCATCGGCATCGGCCTGGGGCTGGTCGGCACGCTGGTGATCCTGCTGCCGGCCAACAGCCTGCCGGACGCCGCCATGGTGCCATGGGTGGCGCTGGGGCTGCTCACCCCCTGCCTGTATGGCGTGACCGCCGTGGTGATCAGCCGGTACATGCCGCGCGAGACCGATGCGATGACGCTCGCCAACGGGTTTTTGGCGGTGGCGACGCTGTTCTATCTGGCGATCCTGCTGGCCAGCGGCTCCGACGCGGTGCCCTGGCCGCCGGTCTGGCCGGCGAGCCATATGGTGCTCTGGCTCGGCCTGTCGTCGAGCGCGGCCTATGTGCTGTATTTCCAGATCATCCGCATGGCCGGCCCGGTCTATCTGAGCCAGGTCGGCTATCTGGTGGTCAGCATCGGCGTGCTGGCCGGCATGCTCATTTTCGGCGAGCGGCACAGCCTGTGGGTCTGGATCGGCATCGGCCTGATGGTGGCCGGGCTGGCGCTTGTCAATCTGGGACAGATGCGGGCCCGGCGCGCGATCCGGGCCGCCCGCTGA
- a CDS encoding DUF1330 domain-containing protein has translation MPAYVIARVNVTDPDQYAKYRAVTPGCIAAFGGEFVVRGGAMETLEGPQEDRRMVVIRFDSMEKARAFYESEAYQAAIQLRQPASEAQLVLLEGCAD, from the coding sequence ATGCCTGCCTATGTCATTGCCCGCGTCAATGTTACCGATCCGGACCAGTACGCCAAATACCGCGCGGTCACGCCGGGCTGCATCGCGGCCTTCGGCGGCGAGTTCGTGGTGCGCGGCGGCGCGATGGAGACGCTGGAAGGGCCGCAGGAGGACCGGCGCATGGTGGTGATCCGGTTCGATTCCATGGAAAAGGCCCGCGCCTTCTACGAGTCCGAGGCCTATCAGGCCGCGATCCAGCTGCGCCAGCCGGCCTCGGAAGCGCAACTGGTCCTGCTCGAAGGATGCGCGGACTAG